One segment of Brassica napus cultivar Da-Ae chromosome C3, Da-Ae, whole genome shotgun sequence DNA contains the following:
- the LOC106377813 gene encoding adenylate isopentenyltransferase 8, chloroplastic-like, whose protein sequence is MQELTSTFVSRSLVPTTYTRPQLRPKSIVTMTVCMDQSRKEKVVVIMGATGTGKSRLSVALADRFSGEIINSDKMQFYNGLEIATNQITIPERCGVPHHLLGELPVDDSELTASEFRSVASRSISEISSRGKLPIIAGGSNSFVHALLVDRFDPVTNPFSSKPSISSELRYDCFFLWVDVSVSVLYDYLSKRVDQMMESGMFEELASFYNPRNSRSTIRTGIHRAIGVPEFDRYFGVYPPEKRHNVFEWDQARKAAYEEAVHEIKDNTWRLAKKQIERIMMLRSSGWEIHRLDSTASLRASSREVWETNVLRESVKNVKRFLLKD, encoded by the exons ATGCAAGAACTTACTTCTACGTTCGTCTCTCGTTCCCTCGTCCCGACCACTTACACACGACCTCAACTACGACCAAAGTCAATAGTTACCATGACCGTTTGCATGGACCAATCACGCAAGGAGAAAGTGGTTGTCATAATGGGAGCCACGGGGACAGGCAAGTCACGTCTCTCAGTCGCCCTAGCAGATCGTTTCTCCGGAGAGATCATCAACTCTGACAAAATGCAATTCTACAACGGACTGGAGATCGCCACTAATCAAATCACTATTCCTGAGCGGTGCGGAGTCCCTCACCATCTACTCGGCGAGCTTCCTGTAGATGACAGCGAACTAACTGCCTCCGAGTTCCGCTCCGTGGCGTCACGGTCTATCTCTGAGATATCCTCTCGTGGGAAGCTCCCGATAATAGCAGGAGGATCTAACTCTTTCGTACATGCCCTCCTTGTAGATCGTTTTGACCCCGTAACCAATCCATTCTCTTCTAAGCCGTCCATTTCTTCTGAGCTGAG GTACGATTGCTTCTTCCTCTGGGTAGATGTCTCGGTCTCAGTTCTGTACGACTACCTCTCAAAACGTGTCGACCAAATGATGGAGTCGGGAATGTTCGAGGAGCTCGCAAGTTTCTATAACCCTAGAAACTCCCGgtccacaatccgaaccgggATTCACCGGGCTATAGGAGTACCGGAGTTCGACCGGTACTTCGGAGTCTACCCGCCGGAGAAAAGACACAATGTGTTCGAGTGGGACCAAGCGAGAAAGGCGGCGTACGAGGAAGCAGTGCATGAGATCAAAGACAACACGTGGCGGCTTGCCAAGAAGCAGATAGAGAGGATCATGATGCTGAGAAGCAGCGGTTGGGAGATTCACAGGTTGGACTCTACGGCGTCGTTAAGGGCATCGTCAAGAGAGGTTTGGGAGACGAACGTTTTGAGGGAAAGCGTCAAGAATGTTAAACGCTTCTTGCTTAAAGACTAG
- the LOC106396347 gene encoding presequence protease 1, chloroplastic/mitochondrial isoform X2: MLRTASCSASLTSASPFFRHFPLSYSSLSSSTGALRGPGRNLRRVAPPASPGRRVFLRRGLRVPSAAVRRVNRQLSRLYVRAVATQPAPSYPDVGQDEAEKLGFEKVSEEFISECKSKATLFKHKKTGCEVMSVSNEDENKVFGIVLRTPPKDSTGIPHILEHSVLCGSRKYPLKEPFVELLKGSLHTFLNAFTYPDRTCYPVASTNTKDFYNLVDVYLDAVFFPKCVDDVHTFQQEGWHYELNDPSEDISYKGVVFNEMKGVYSQPDNILGRIAQQAISPDNTYGVDSGGDPKDIPNLTFEEFKEFHRKYYHPSNARIWFYGDDDPLQRLRILSEYLDMFEASPSRDTSKIEPQKLFSEPIRIVEKYPAGRDGDLKKKNMVCVNWLLSEKPLDLETQLALGFLDHLMLGTPASPLRKILLESGLGEALVSSGMSDELLQPQFSVGMKGVSEDNVQKVEELIMTTLKKLAEEGFESDAVEASMNTIEFSLRENNTGSFPRGLSLMLQSIAKWIYDMDPFEPLKYTEPLKALKARIAEEGSKAVFSPLIEQFILNNSHRVTIEMQPDPEKASQEEAEEKSILEKVKAGMTEEDLAELARATEELRLKQETPDPPEALRCVPSLNLSDIPKEPTYVPTEVGDINGVKVLRHDLFTNDIVYAEVVFDMGSLKHELLPLVPLFCQSLMEMGTKDLSFVQLNQLIGRKTGGISVYPLTSSVRGKDEPCTKIIVRGKSMAGRADDLFNLMNCLLQEVQFTDQQRFKQFVSQSIARMENRLRGSGHGVAAARMDAMLNVAGWMSEQMGGLSYLEFLRTLEKKVGDDWEGISSSLEEIRRSLLAKNGCIVNMTADGKSLTNIEKSLEKFLDLLPESPSGGLVTWDGRLPLRNEAIVIPTQVNYVGKAGNIYSTGYELDGSAYVISKHISNTWLWDRVRVSGGAYGGFCDFDSHSGVFSFLSYRDPNLLKTLDIYDGTGDFLRGLDVDQETLTKAIIGTIGDVDSYQLPDAKGYSSLMRHLLGVTDEERLRKREEILTTSLKDFKDFAEAIDVVRDNGVAVAVASAEDIDAANNARSNFFEVKKAL, from the exons ATGCTTCGAACTGCCTCTTGCTCAGCTTCTCTCACCTCCGCCTCTCCATTCTTTCGCCACTTCCCTCTCTCTTACTCGTCCCTGTCATCGTCTACAGGCGCTCTCCGTGGCCCCGGCCGCAACCTTCGCCGGGTTGCCCCTCCTGCATCCCCCGGAAGACGTGTCTTTCTCCGACGTGGGTTGAGGGTTCCCTCCGCCGCAGTTCGCCGTGTCAATAGGCAACTCTCTCGCCTCTATGTTCGCGCCGTCGCCACACAACCCGCACCATCTTATCCTG ATGTAGGCCAAGATGAGGCTGAGAAGCTCGGATTTGAAAAAGTCTCTGAAGAGTTTATCTCAGAGTGTAAATCAAAAGCGACTCTTTTCAAACACAAGAAAACTGGTTGTGAGGTGATGTCTGTGTCTAATGAGGATGAGAACAAGGTGTTCGGCATTGTTTTAAGGACTCCTCC GAAGGATTCAACTGGCATTCCTCACATACTGGAACACAGCGTTCTATGTGGGTCTAGAAAGTACCCTCTCAAAGAGCCATTTGTTGAACTGCTTAAGGGAAGTTTGCATACTTTTTTAAACGCATTCACATATCCTGATAGGACCTGTTACCCTGTTGCTTCCACAAATACAAAG GATTTTTACAATCTTGTGGATGTATATTTGGATGCTGTCTTCTTCCCCAAGTGTGTGGATGACGTTCACACTTTTCAGCAAGAGGGATGGCACTATGAGCTTAATGATCCCTCTGAAGACATCTCTTACAAAg GTGTTGTCTTTAATGAGATGAAAGGTGTCTATTCTCAGCCTGATAATATCTTAGGGAGAATTGCTCAACAG GCCATATCTCCAGATAATACATACGGTGTCGACAGTGGAGGTGATCCAAAAGATATCCCTAACCTGACATTCGAGGAATTCAAG GAGTTCCACCGTAAGTATTATCACCCAAGCAATGCCCGAATCTGGTTCTATGGAGATGATGATCCACTCCAACGCCTTCGTATCTTGAGTG AATACTTGGACATGTTCGAAGCAAGTCCATCTCGAGACACTTCAAAGATCGAGCCTCAGAAGCTATTCTCTGAGCCTATCAGGATAGTTGAGAAATATCCTGCTGGTCGAGATGGCGAcctcaagaagaagaacatggTGTGCGTCAACTGGCTGTTGTCTGAGAAGCCCTTGGACTTGGAGACTCAGCTCGCGCTTGGGTTCTTGGATCATCTCATGCTGGGGACTCCTGCTTCGCCGCTGAGAAAAATCTTGTTGGAAAGCGGTTTAGGAGAAGCTCTTGTCAGTAGTGGGATGTCGGACGAGCTTCTGCAGCCACAGTTCAGCGTTGGTATGAAAGGTGTGTCTGAAGATAATGTTCAGAAGGTTGAAGAGTTGATAATGACTACGCTGAAGAAGTTGGCAGAAGAAGGGTTTGAGAGTGATGCTGTGGAGGCGTCTATGAATACTATTGAGTTCTCTCTGAGGGAAAACAATACAGGATCTTTCCCTCGTGGTTTATCTCTTATGCTTCAGTCTATTGCAAAGTGGATATACGATATGGATCCTTTTGAGCCATTGAAGTATACAGAACCATTGAAAGCCCTGAAAGCTAGAATAGCTGAGGAAGGTTCAAAGGCTGTCTTCTCCCCTCTAATAGAGCAGTTTATTTTGAACAACTCGCATCGTGTGACCATTGAGATGCAG CCTGATCCTGAAAAAGCTTCTCAAGAGGAAGCGGAAGAGAAAAGTATCCTGGAAAAGGTTAAAGCAGGTATGACGGAAGAAGATCTTGCGGAGCTAGCGCGTGCTACAGAGGAGCTGAGATTGAAACAAGAGACTCCTGACCCTCCTGAAGCACTTAGATGTGTCCCAAGTTTGAACTTGAGTGACATCCCAAAAGAACCTACTTATGTTCCCACTGAG GTTGGAGATATTAATGGTGTGAAGGTTTTGAGGCATGACCTTTTCACAAATGATATTGTCTACGCTGAAGTAGTCTTTGATATGGGTTCGCTGAAACATGAGCTTCTTCCACTTGTACCACTTTTCTG TCAATCACTAATGGAGATGGGCACAAAAGATTTGAGTTTTGTGCAACTTAATCAGTTGATTGGAAGGAAAACGGGAGGAATATCAGTGTATCCCCTTACCTCATCTGTGAGGGGCAAGGATGAACCGTGCACCAAAATTATTGTTCGTGGAAAATCGATGGCTGGACGTGCTGATGACCTTTTTAACCTG ATGAATTGCTTGTTGCAAGAGGTTCAATTCACAGATCAGCAGCGGTTTAAACAGTTTGTCTCTCAAAGCATAGCGAGGATGGAG AACCGACTGAGAGGAAGTGGTCATGGAGTTGCTGCGGCGAGGATGGATGCAATGTTGAACGTTGCTGGATGGATGTCTGAACAGATGGGTGGTCTCAG CTATCTTGAATTCTTACGCACACTTGAGAAGAAGGTGGGTGATGACTGGGAAGGGATATCATCTTCCCTTGAGGAGATAAGGAGATCTCTCCTCGCCAAGAATGGCTGCATTGTTAACATGACTGCAGATGGCAAGTCTCTCACCAACATCGAAAAATCTCTTGAGAAGTTTCTAGATTTACTCCCTGAAAGCCCCTCTGGTGGGCTCGTCACTTGGGATGGTAGACTCCCTCTGAGAAACGAAGCCATTGTGATACCAACCCAG GTAAACTATGTTGGCAAAGCTGGCAACATATACAGCACAGGGTATGAGCTAGATGGAAGTGCATATGTTATATCAAAGCATATTAGCAACACTTGGTTATGGGATCGTGTTCGTGTTAGTGGTGGTGCATATGGAGGTTTCTGTGATTTCGATTCGCATTCAG GAGTGTTCTCGTTCTTGTCGTACCGTGATCCGAACTTGTTGAAGACACTTGACATATATGATGGAACTGGTGATTTCTTGCGTGGTCTTGATGTGGATCAAGAGACGCTTACCAAAGCTATTATTGGAACCATTGGTGATGTTGATTCGTACCAGTTGCCTGATGCCAAAGGTTATAGCAG TTTGATGAGGCATTTACTTGGAGTAACTGATGAAGAACGGCTAAGAAAGCGTGAAGAGATACTAACAACAAG TTTGAAGGACTTCAAAGATTTCGCCGAGGCAATAGATGTGGTTAGAGACAATGGTGTAGCGGTGGCTGTGGCATCCGCAGAAGACATTGATGCGGCTAACAATGCACGCTCCAACTTTTTCGAGGTTAAGAAAGCTCTCTAA
- the LOC106396347 gene encoding presequence protease 1, chloroplastic/mitochondrial isoform X1, whose product MLRTASCSASLTSASPFFRHFPLSYSSLSSSTGALRGPGRNLRRVAPPASPGRRVFLRRGLRVPSAAVRRVNRQLSRLYVRAVATQPAPSYPDVGQDEAEKLGFEKVSEEFISECKSKATLFKHKKTGCEVMSVSNEDENKVFGIVLRTPPKDSTGIPHILEHSVLCGSRKYPLKEPFVELLKGSLHTFLNAFTYPDRTCYPVASTNTKDFYNLVDVYLDAVFFPKCVDDVHTFQQEGWHYELNDPSEDISYKGFILQKKKDATCVVFNEMKGVYSQPDNILGRIAQQAISPDNTYGVDSGGDPKDIPNLTFEEFKEFHRKYYHPSNARIWFYGDDDPLQRLRILSEYLDMFEASPSRDTSKIEPQKLFSEPIRIVEKYPAGRDGDLKKKNMVCVNWLLSEKPLDLETQLALGFLDHLMLGTPASPLRKILLESGLGEALVSSGMSDELLQPQFSVGMKGVSEDNVQKVEELIMTTLKKLAEEGFESDAVEASMNTIEFSLRENNTGSFPRGLSLMLQSIAKWIYDMDPFEPLKYTEPLKALKARIAEEGSKAVFSPLIEQFILNNSHRVTIEMQPDPEKASQEEAEEKSILEKVKAGMTEEDLAELARATEELRLKQETPDPPEALRCVPSLNLSDIPKEPTYVPTEVGDINGVKVLRHDLFTNDIVYAEVVFDMGSLKHELLPLVPLFCQSLMEMGTKDLSFVQLNQLIGRKTGGISVYPLTSSVRGKDEPCTKIIVRGKSMAGRADDLFNLMNCLLQEVQFTDQQRFKQFVSQSIARMENRLRGSGHGVAAARMDAMLNVAGWMSEQMGGLSYLEFLRTLEKKVGDDWEGISSSLEEIRRSLLAKNGCIVNMTADGKSLTNIEKSLEKFLDLLPESPSGGLVTWDGRLPLRNEAIVIPTQVNYVGKAGNIYSTGYELDGSAYVISKHISNTWLWDRVRVSGGAYGGFCDFDSHSGVFSFLSYRDPNLLKTLDIYDGTGDFLRGLDVDQETLTKAIIGTIGDVDSYQLPDAKGYSSLMRHLLGVTDEERLRKREEILTTSLKDFKDFAEAIDVVRDNGVAVAVASAEDIDAANNARSNFFEVKKAL is encoded by the exons ATGCTTCGAACTGCCTCTTGCTCAGCTTCTCTCACCTCCGCCTCTCCATTCTTTCGCCACTTCCCTCTCTCTTACTCGTCCCTGTCATCGTCTACAGGCGCTCTCCGTGGCCCCGGCCGCAACCTTCGCCGGGTTGCCCCTCCTGCATCCCCCGGAAGACGTGTCTTTCTCCGACGTGGGTTGAGGGTTCCCTCCGCCGCAGTTCGCCGTGTCAATAGGCAACTCTCTCGCCTCTATGTTCGCGCCGTCGCCACACAACCCGCACCATCTTATCCTG ATGTAGGCCAAGATGAGGCTGAGAAGCTCGGATTTGAAAAAGTCTCTGAAGAGTTTATCTCAGAGTGTAAATCAAAAGCGACTCTTTTCAAACACAAGAAAACTGGTTGTGAGGTGATGTCTGTGTCTAATGAGGATGAGAACAAGGTGTTCGGCATTGTTTTAAGGACTCCTCC GAAGGATTCAACTGGCATTCCTCACATACTGGAACACAGCGTTCTATGTGGGTCTAGAAAGTACCCTCTCAAAGAGCCATTTGTTGAACTGCTTAAGGGAAGTTTGCATACTTTTTTAAACGCATTCACATATCCTGATAGGACCTGTTACCCTGTTGCTTCCACAAATACAAAG GATTTTTACAATCTTGTGGATGTATATTTGGATGCTGTCTTCTTCCCCAAGTGTGTGGATGACGTTCACACTTTTCAGCAAGAGGGATGGCACTATGAGCTTAATGATCCCTCTGAAGACATCTCTTACAAAggttttattttacaaaaaaaaaaagatgccaCGT GTGTTGTCTTTAATGAGATGAAAGGTGTCTATTCTCAGCCTGATAATATCTTAGGGAGAATTGCTCAACAG GCCATATCTCCAGATAATACATACGGTGTCGACAGTGGAGGTGATCCAAAAGATATCCCTAACCTGACATTCGAGGAATTCAAG GAGTTCCACCGTAAGTATTATCACCCAAGCAATGCCCGAATCTGGTTCTATGGAGATGATGATCCACTCCAACGCCTTCGTATCTTGAGTG AATACTTGGACATGTTCGAAGCAAGTCCATCTCGAGACACTTCAAAGATCGAGCCTCAGAAGCTATTCTCTGAGCCTATCAGGATAGTTGAGAAATATCCTGCTGGTCGAGATGGCGAcctcaagaagaagaacatggTGTGCGTCAACTGGCTGTTGTCTGAGAAGCCCTTGGACTTGGAGACTCAGCTCGCGCTTGGGTTCTTGGATCATCTCATGCTGGGGACTCCTGCTTCGCCGCTGAGAAAAATCTTGTTGGAAAGCGGTTTAGGAGAAGCTCTTGTCAGTAGTGGGATGTCGGACGAGCTTCTGCAGCCACAGTTCAGCGTTGGTATGAAAGGTGTGTCTGAAGATAATGTTCAGAAGGTTGAAGAGTTGATAATGACTACGCTGAAGAAGTTGGCAGAAGAAGGGTTTGAGAGTGATGCTGTGGAGGCGTCTATGAATACTATTGAGTTCTCTCTGAGGGAAAACAATACAGGATCTTTCCCTCGTGGTTTATCTCTTATGCTTCAGTCTATTGCAAAGTGGATATACGATATGGATCCTTTTGAGCCATTGAAGTATACAGAACCATTGAAAGCCCTGAAAGCTAGAATAGCTGAGGAAGGTTCAAAGGCTGTCTTCTCCCCTCTAATAGAGCAGTTTATTTTGAACAACTCGCATCGTGTGACCATTGAGATGCAG CCTGATCCTGAAAAAGCTTCTCAAGAGGAAGCGGAAGAGAAAAGTATCCTGGAAAAGGTTAAAGCAGGTATGACGGAAGAAGATCTTGCGGAGCTAGCGCGTGCTACAGAGGAGCTGAGATTGAAACAAGAGACTCCTGACCCTCCTGAAGCACTTAGATGTGTCCCAAGTTTGAACTTGAGTGACATCCCAAAAGAACCTACTTATGTTCCCACTGAG GTTGGAGATATTAATGGTGTGAAGGTTTTGAGGCATGACCTTTTCACAAATGATATTGTCTACGCTGAAGTAGTCTTTGATATGGGTTCGCTGAAACATGAGCTTCTTCCACTTGTACCACTTTTCTG TCAATCACTAATGGAGATGGGCACAAAAGATTTGAGTTTTGTGCAACTTAATCAGTTGATTGGAAGGAAAACGGGAGGAATATCAGTGTATCCCCTTACCTCATCTGTGAGGGGCAAGGATGAACCGTGCACCAAAATTATTGTTCGTGGAAAATCGATGGCTGGACGTGCTGATGACCTTTTTAACCTG ATGAATTGCTTGTTGCAAGAGGTTCAATTCACAGATCAGCAGCGGTTTAAACAGTTTGTCTCTCAAAGCATAGCGAGGATGGAG AACCGACTGAGAGGAAGTGGTCATGGAGTTGCTGCGGCGAGGATGGATGCAATGTTGAACGTTGCTGGATGGATGTCTGAACAGATGGGTGGTCTCAG CTATCTTGAATTCTTACGCACACTTGAGAAGAAGGTGGGTGATGACTGGGAAGGGATATCATCTTCCCTTGAGGAGATAAGGAGATCTCTCCTCGCCAAGAATGGCTGCATTGTTAACATGACTGCAGATGGCAAGTCTCTCACCAACATCGAAAAATCTCTTGAGAAGTTTCTAGATTTACTCCCTGAAAGCCCCTCTGGTGGGCTCGTCACTTGGGATGGTAGACTCCCTCTGAGAAACGAAGCCATTGTGATACCAACCCAG GTAAACTATGTTGGCAAAGCTGGCAACATATACAGCACAGGGTATGAGCTAGATGGAAGTGCATATGTTATATCAAAGCATATTAGCAACACTTGGTTATGGGATCGTGTTCGTGTTAGTGGTGGTGCATATGGAGGTTTCTGTGATTTCGATTCGCATTCAG GAGTGTTCTCGTTCTTGTCGTACCGTGATCCGAACTTGTTGAAGACACTTGACATATATGATGGAACTGGTGATTTCTTGCGTGGTCTTGATGTGGATCAAGAGACGCTTACCAAAGCTATTATTGGAACCATTGGTGATGTTGATTCGTACCAGTTGCCTGATGCCAAAGGTTATAGCAG TTTGATGAGGCATTTACTTGGAGTAACTGATGAAGAACGGCTAAGAAAGCGTGAAGAGATACTAACAACAAG TTTGAAGGACTTCAAAGATTTCGCCGAGGCAATAGATGTGGTTAGAGACAATGGTGTAGCGGTGGCTGTGGCATCCGCAGAAGACATTGATGCGGCTAACAATGCACGCTCCAACTTTTTCGAGGTTAAGAAAGCTCTCTAA